TATACTCTTCTACGTTTTGCTGGACGACATCCATTGTGTGGCATTGGCGTTACATCAATAATTTCTGTAACCTCAATTCCTGCATTATGGATAGAACGAATAGCAGATTCTCTACCATTCCCTGGTCCTTTTACGTATACTTTACACTTACGCATACCAGCTTCAGTTGCAACTGCCGCCGCATCTTCTGCTGCTAATTGCGCAGCATAAGGAGTGTTTTTCTTAGATCCTCTAAAGCCCATTTTACCGGCAGAAGACCATGAGATAACATCTCCGTTCTTATTTGTCAACGAAACGATAATGTTGTTGAATGATGCAGTGATATGTGCTTCACCAACAGATTCTACATTAACCTTG
This Rasiella rasia DNA region includes the following protein-coding sequences:
- the rpsK gene encoding 30S ribosomal protein S11, with product MAKSNPKAKSTKKRKVNVESVGEAHITASFNNIIVSLTNKNGDVISWSSAGKMGFRGSKKNTPYAAQLAAEDAAAVATEAGMRKCKVYVKGPGNGRESAIRSIHNAGIEVTEIIDVTPMPHNGCRPAKRRRV